One Streptomyces sp. SAI-135 DNA segment encodes these proteins:
- a CDS encoding XRE family transcriptional regulator, producing MPDELDPQVREFASQLRRLVDRSGLSIAAVADRTGYSKTSWDRYLNGRLLAPKGAIVALAEVTGTNPIHLTTMWELAERAWSRSEMRHDMTMEAIRISQARAALGEFGAPPANAKGSKTARKSGSATATPGIAGPAGVAPTVPPQPVASENDSAEARRGASSGGNSWGMAGYQGPSQAPGRPAPAAPAAPVSPDGAGRTPGAPGPYGPPQDARPGEGVSGGSGVPGGPGGSGGSGGGKRRLTMFLAGVVGVLVVVAAVFYLTDPGGDEKNQTGKSPSPSASASVSLPAGVKCSGQGCTGKDAEAMGCSGNLVTTAKTATVGATVLEVRYSKTCGAAWGRVTQAGQGDKVEVSAGKAAEQSGSITEAGDTIAYTPMVAVKDAGEAKACVTLASGQQGCTD from the coding sequence TTGCCGGATGAACTGGATCCGCAGGTCAGGGAGTTCGCGAGCCAGCTGCGGCGGCTCGTGGACCGCAGCGGCCTGAGCATCGCGGCCGTCGCCGACCGCACGGGTTACAGCAAGACGTCCTGGGACCGGTATCTCAACGGTCGGCTGCTCGCGCCGAAGGGCGCGATCGTCGCCCTGGCCGAGGTCACCGGCACCAATCCCATTCACCTGACCACGATGTGGGAGCTCGCCGAACGCGCCTGGAGCCGTTCGGAGATGCGCCACGACATGACCATGGAGGCCATCCGGATCTCCCAGGCGCGCGCCGCGCTCGGCGAGTTCGGGGCCCCGCCCGCGAACGCCAAGGGCAGCAAGACGGCCCGCAAGAGCGGCAGCGCGACGGCGACGCCGGGGATCGCGGGACCGGCGGGGGTCGCCCCCACGGTGCCGCCCCAGCCGGTGGCGTCGGAGAACGACAGCGCCGAGGCGCGGCGCGGGGCCTCCTCGGGGGGCAACTCCTGGGGCATGGCCGGGTACCAGGGGCCGTCCCAGGCGCCGGGGCGCCCGGCACCGGCCGCACCGGCCGCACCGGTCTCGCCGGACGGTGCGGGACGTACCCCGGGGGCGCCGGGGCCGTACGGCCCGCCGCAGGACGCACGTCCGGGTGAGGGGGTGTCCGGTGGCTCCGGCGTTCCCGGTGGTCCCGGTGGTTCCGGCGGTTCCGGCGGGGGCAAGCGGCGGCTGACGATGTTCCTCGCGGGGGTCGTCGGGGTGCTCGTCGTGGTCGCCGCCGTGTTCTACCTGACCGACCCGGGCGGGGACGAGAAGAACCAGACCGGGAAGTCGCCGTCGCCGTCCGCCAGCGCGAGCGTCTCGCTGCCCGCCGGAGTGAAGTGCAGTGGCCAGGGTTGCACCGGGAAGGACGCCGAGGCCATGGGGTGCAGCGGCAATCTGGTGACGACCGCCAAGACCGCGACCGTGGGGGCGACCGTCCTCGAGGTGCGCTACAGCAAGACGTGCGGGGCGGCCTGGGGGCGGGTCACCCAGGCCGGGCAGGGCGACAAGGTCGAGGTGAGCGCGGGCAAGGCGGCCGAGCAGAGCGGCAGCATCACCGAGGCCGGGGACACGATCGCCTACACGCCGATGGTCGCCGTGAAGGACGCGGGCGAGGCGAAGGCGTGTGTGACCCTGGCTTCCGGACAGCAGGGGTGCACCGACTGA
- a CDS encoding malate dehydrogenase, translating into MTRTPVNVTVTGAAGQIGYALLFRIASGQLLGADVPVKLRLLEITPALKAAEGTAMELDDCAFPLLAGIDITDDPNVAFDGTNVGLLVGARPRTKGMERGDLLEANGGIFKPQGKAINDHAADDVKILVVGNPANTNALIAQAAAPDVPAERFTAMTRLDHNRALTQLAKKTGSTVADIKRLTIWGNHSATQYPDIFHATIAGKNAAETVNDEKWLAEDFIPTVAKRGAAIIEARGASSAASAANAAIDHVHTWVNGTADGDWTSMGIPSDGSYGVPQGLISSFPVTTKDGSHEIVQGLDINEFSRARIDASVKELEEEREAVRALGLI; encoded by the coding sequence ATGACCCGCACTCCCGTGAACGTCACCGTCACCGGCGCGGCCGGCCAGATCGGTTACGCCCTGCTCTTCCGCATCGCCTCCGGCCAGCTGCTCGGCGCGGACGTGCCGGTCAAGCTCCGCCTCCTGGAGATCACCCCCGCGCTCAAGGCCGCCGAGGGCACCGCCATGGAGCTCGACGACTGCGCCTTCCCGCTGCTCGCGGGCATCGACATCACGGACGACCCGAACGTCGCCTTCGACGGCACCAACGTCGGTCTGCTCGTCGGCGCTCGCCCCCGCACCAAGGGCATGGAGCGCGGCGACCTCCTGGAGGCCAACGGCGGCATCTTCAAGCCGCAGGGCAAGGCCATCAACGACCACGCCGCGGACGACGTGAAGATCCTGGTGGTCGGTAACCCGGCCAACACCAACGCGCTGATCGCCCAGGCCGCCGCCCCGGACGTACCGGCCGAGCGCTTCACCGCGATGACCCGCCTGGACCACAACCGCGCGCTGACCCAGCTCGCGAAGAAGACGGGTTCGACGGTCGCCGACATCAAGCGGCTGACCATCTGGGGCAACCACTCCGCCACCCAGTACCCGGACATCTTCCACGCCACCATCGCCGGCAAGAACGCCGCCGAGACCGTCAACGACGAGAAGTGGCTGGCCGAGGACTTCATCCCGACCGTCGCCAAGCGCGGTGCCGCGATCATCGAGGCCCGTGGCGCGTCCTCCGCCGCCTCGGCCGCCAACGCCGCCATCGACCACGTCCACACCTGGGTCAACGGCACCGCGGACGGCGACTGGACCTCCATGGGCATCCCGTCGGACGGTTCCTACGGCGTCCCGCAGGGCCTCATCTCCTCCTTCCCGGTCACCACGAAGGACGGCTCCCACGAGATCGTCCAGGGCCTGGACATCAACGAGTTCTCCCGCGCCCGTATCGACGCCTCCGTCAAGGAGCTGGAGGAGGAGCGCGAGGCGGTCCGCGCCCTCGGCCTCATCTGA
- a CDS encoding bifunctional helix-turn-helix transcriptional regulator/GNAT family N-acetyltransferase, translating into MDPVSTQHVAEFRRFNRYFTRRIGALDDHYLGQDRPLGEARLLFEIGDGVSLRELRTRLGLDAGYLSRMAKTLQAQGLVRISVHPDDSRLRRVELTRAGRTELKEQNRRADALAAGLLDGLSPAQRDRLTEAMSTAQRLLRLAGITVAPVDGAAPDARACLDAYAADIDARFPEGFDPSDLVRPEEVSGAAGAFFVAYEEGRPVGCGALRRLEPGVGELRHVWVHPDARRLGLARRILSALETEAAARGLTVLRLDTHASLTEAQTMYRACGYTEIPPYSEHAYGDHWFEKRLSGPAN; encoded by the coding sequence ATGGATCCGGTGTCGACACAGCACGTGGCGGAGTTCCGCCGGTTCAACCGCTACTTCACCCGCCGCATCGGCGCCCTGGACGACCACTACCTCGGCCAGGACCGCCCGCTCGGCGAGGCGCGGCTGCTGTTCGAGATCGGCGACGGGGTCTCGCTGCGCGAGCTCAGGACCCGGCTCGGGCTGGACGCCGGATACCTGAGCCGGATGGCGAAGACCCTCCAGGCGCAGGGCCTGGTCCGGATCAGCGTCCACCCGGACGACAGCCGGCTGCGCAGGGTCGAGCTGACCCGCGCCGGACGGACCGAGCTCAAGGAGCAGAACCGCCGGGCCGACGCCCTCGCCGCCGGCCTGCTCGACGGACTCAGCCCGGCCCAGCGCGACCGGCTCACCGAGGCGATGAGCACCGCCCAGCGCCTGCTGCGCCTGGCCGGCATCACCGTGGCGCCGGTGGACGGCGCCGCCCCCGACGCCCGCGCCTGCCTCGACGCCTACGCCGCCGACATCGACGCCCGCTTCCCCGAGGGCTTCGACCCGTCCGACCTGGTGCGCCCCGAGGAGGTCTCCGGGGCCGCGGGCGCGTTCTTCGTGGCGTACGAGGAGGGGCGCCCGGTGGGCTGCGGTGCGCTGCGGCGGCTGGAACCGGGCGTCGGCGAGCTCCGCCATGTGTGGGTGCACCCGGACGCCCGCCGCCTGGGCCTGGCCCGCCGGATCCTCTCCGCCCTGGAGACGGAGGCAGCCGCCCGCGGCCTGACCGTGCTGCGGCTCGACACGCACGCGTCCCTCACCGAGGCGCAGACGATGTACCGGGCGTGCGGCTACACGGAGATCCCGCCGTACAGCGAGCACGCCTACGGCGACCACTGGTTCGAGAAGCGGCTGTCCGGCCCGGCGAACTGA